One window from the genome of Microbacterium sulfonylureivorans encodes:
- the rpsD gene encoding 30S ribosomal protein S4, translated as MATKSQDRRKVRLSRALGVALTPKAARYLEKRPYAPGEHGRTKRKQDSDYAVRLREKQRLREQYGIREKQMRNTFNEARRTQGLTGENLVELLEMRLDALVLRAGFARTTAQARQLVVHRHILVDGQLVDRPSFRVKPGQLIHVKAKSEGTEPFQVAAAGGHADVLPPVPAYVEVELDKLQARLVRRPKRAEVPVVCDVQLVVEYYAAR; from the coding sequence GTGGCTACGAAGTCCCAGGACCGCCGCAAGGTCCGCCTCTCGCGCGCCCTCGGCGTCGCGCTGACCCCCAAGGCCGCCCGCTACCTCGAGAAGCGTCCCTACGCTCCGGGCGAGCACGGCCGCACCAAGCGCAAGCAGGACAGCGACTACGCCGTCCGTCTCCGCGAGAAGCAGCGTCTGCGCGAGCAGTACGGCATCCGCGAGAAGCAGATGCGCAACACGTTCAACGAGGCGCGCCGCACCCAGGGCCTGACGGGTGAGAACCTCGTCGAGCTCCTCGAGATGCGTCTCGACGCCCTCGTGCTCCGTGCCGGCTTCGCCCGCACCACCGCACAGGCGCGCCAGCTCGTCGTGCACCGCCACATCCTCGTCGACGGCCAGCTCGTCGACCGCCCGTCCTTCCGCGTGAAGCCGGGTCAGCTCATCCACGTCAAGGCCAAGAGCGAGGGCACCGAGCCCTTCCAGGTCGCAGCCGCCGGCGGTCACGCCGACGTCCTGCCCCCGGTCCCGGCCTACGTCGAGGTCGAGCTCGACAAGCTCCAGGCCCGCCTCGTGCGTCGCCCCAAGCGCGCCGAGGTCCCCGTGGTCTGCGACGTCCAGCTCGTCGTCGAGTACTACGCAGCCCGCTAA
- a CDS encoding ATPase, protein MKNVLWFLFGIAGGFVVAHLMNKDPRGHEILAEVDARISEFTDRIGDAYREQEALISGLVDDVKDAAAGAADAARSAASDAVDTAADAAKKLTD, encoded by the coding sequence ATGAAGAACGTGCTGTGGTTCCTGTTCGGCATCGCCGGCGGGTTCGTCGTCGCACACCTCATGAACAAGGACCCGCGGGGTCACGAGATCCTCGCCGAGGTCGACGCCCGCATCTCCGAGTTCACCGACCGCATCGGCGACGCCTACCGCGAGCAGGAGGCCCTCATCTCGGGCCTGGTCGACGACGTGAAGGATGCCGCCGCCGGTGCCGCCGACGCGGCACGGTCCGCCGCATCGGACGCCGTCGACACGGCGGCAGACGCGGCCAAGAAGCTCACCGACTGA